One stretch of Agelaius phoeniceus isolate bAgePho1 chromosome 15, bAgePho1.hap1, whole genome shotgun sequence DNA includes these proteins:
- the LOC129126573 gene encoding uncharacterized protein LOC129126573 isoform X1, whose amino-acid sequence MAQELSMESREDKCPRQNLVAEAVLSGSTAQEANGEEKARRCRTRRGCKRRWRGCEGERGSLGREGGRRWRQSSELVLHEQLHDGEKPHTCVECGKSFRWNSELIKHQRIHTGERPYECGECGKSFSQSSHLISHQRTHTGERPYECGECGKSFSQSSSLIRHQSTHTGERPYECSKCGKRFQTRSHLLLHYQSHTEERPFQCPDCGKGFKHNCNLVRHRRIHTGERPYECDKCRKRFQTSSSLLMHYRIHTEERPFRCHDCGKGFKLNSHLVTHRRIHTGERPYECPQCGKSFSSSSNLTRHQRRHR is encoded by the exons atggcgcag gagctgagcatggagagcagggaggacaaatgcccgcggcagaacctggtggcagaggccgttttgagcggctccacggcgcaggaagccaacggggaggaaaaggcccggagatgccgcacgaggaggggctgcaaacgcagatggcggggatgtgagggggaaagaggcagcctgggccgggaaggcggccggagatggaggcagagctcggagctggtgctccatgagcagctccatgatggggagaagccccacacgtgcgtggagtgtgggaagagcttcaggtggaactccgAGCTGATCaagcaccagaggatccacactggggaacggccctacgagtgtggggagtgtgggaagagcttcagccagagctcccacctgatcagccaccagaggacccacactggggagaggccctacgagtgtggggagtgtgggaagagcttcagccagagctccagcctgatcaggcaccagagcacccacacaggggagaggccctatgagtgttccaagtgtgggaagaggtttcagaccaggtcccatcttctcctgcactatcagagtcacacagaggagaggcccttccaatgccccgactgtgggaagggattcaagcacaactGCAACCTcgtcaggcaccggcgcatccacacaggggagaggccctacgagtgtgataaatgcaggaagaggtttcagaccagctccagtctcctcatgcactatcggattcacacagaggagaggcccttccgctgtcatgactgcgggaagggattcaagctcAACTCCcacctcgtcacccaccggcgcatccacaccggggagaggccctacgagtgtccccagtgtgggaagagcttctccagcagctctaacttgacccgacaccaacggaggcaccggtaa
- the LOC129126573 gene encoding uncharacterized protein LOC129126573 isoform X2, producing the protein MESREDKCPRQNLVAEAVLSGSTAQEANGEEKARRCRTRRGCKRRWRGCEGERGSLGREGGRRWRQSSELVLHEQLHDGEKPHTCVECGKSFRWNSELIKHQRIHTGERPYECGECGKSFSQSSHLISHQRTHTGERPYECGECGKSFSQSSSLIRHQSTHTGERPYECSKCGKRFQTRSHLLLHYQSHTEERPFQCPDCGKGFKHNCNLVRHRRIHTGERPYECDKCRKRFQTSSSLLMHYRIHTEERPFRCHDCGKGFKLNSHLVTHRRIHTGERPYECPQCGKSFSSSSNLTRHQRRHR; encoded by the coding sequence atggagagcagggaggacaaatgcccgcggcagaacctggtggcagaggccgttttgagcggctccacggcgcaggaagccaacggggaggaaaaggcccggagatgccgcacgaggaggggctgcaaacgcagatggcggggatgtgagggggaaagaggcagcctgggccgggaaggcggccggagatggaggcagagctcggagctggtgctccatgagcagctccatgatggggagaagccccacacgtgcgtggagtgtgggaagagcttcaggtggaactccgAGCTGATCaagcaccagaggatccacactggggaacggccctacgagtgtggggagtgtgggaagagcttcagccagagctcccacctgatcagccaccagaggacccacactggggagaggccctacgagtgtggggagtgtgggaagagcttcagccagagctccagcctgatcaggcaccagagcacccacacaggggagaggccctatgagtgttccaagtgtgggaagaggtttcagaccaggtcccatcttctcctgcactatcagagtcacacagaggagaggcccttccaatgccccgactgtgggaagggattcaagcacaactGCAACCTcgtcaggcaccggcgcatccacacaggggagaggccctacgagtgtgataaatgcaggaagaggtttcagaccagctccagtctcctcatgcactatcggattcacacagaggagaggcccttccgctgtcatgactgcgggaagggattcaagctcAACTCCcacctcgtcacccaccggcgcatccacaccggggagaggccctacgagtgtccccagtgtgggaagagcttctccagcagctctaacttgacccgacaccaacggaggcaccggtaa